Proteins encoded together in one Anguilla anguilla isolate fAngAng1 chromosome 9, fAngAng1.pri, whole genome shotgun sequence window:
- the LOC118234996 gene encoding septin-6-like isoform X2 — MAATEIARQAGEGTRSVPLSGHVGFDSMPDQLVSKSVSNGFCFNILCVGETGLGKSTLMDTLFNSKLSGEPMRHSQPSVQLQSQTYELEESNVRLKLTVVNTVGFGDQIRKENSYSSIVEFIDAQFEAYLQEELKIKRTLHSYHDTRVHACLYFIAPTGHSLKGLDLLTMKQLDSKVNIIPIIAKSDAIAKSELHKFKTNITSELVSNGVQIYQFPTDDETVAEINSTMNVHLPFAVVGSTEEVKVGNKMVKARQYPWGIVQVEDESHCDFVKLREMLIRVNMEDLREKTHTRHYELYRRCKLEEMGFKDTNPECKPFSLQETYEAKRQEFLGELQKEEEEMRQTFVLRVKEKEAELKEAEKELHEKFDRLKKLHQEEKKKVEEKRKTLEDELNSFKQKKTATELMQSQSMQAGGSTTLKKDKERKNFF; from the exons ATGGCAGCGACTGAGATTGCCCGTCAAGCA GGAGAAGGAACACGCTCTGTCCCCCTCAGTGGTCATGTTGGCTTTGACAGCATGCCAGACCAGCTGGTCAGCAAGTCTGTCAGCAATGGCTTCTGCTTCAACATCCTCTGTGTAG GGGAAACGGGCTTGGGGAAGTCCACCCTGATGGACACCCTGTTCAACTCCAAGTTATCGGGCGAGCCCATGCGGCACAGCCAGCCCAGCGTGCAGCTCCAGTCCCAGACCTACGAGCTGGAGGAGAGCAACGTCCGGCTCAAGCTCACCGTGGTCAACACCGTGGGCTTCGGAGACCAGATCAGGAAGGAGAACAG TTACAGTTCCATCGTGGAGTTCATCGATGCGCAGTTTGAGGCCtacctgcaggaggagctgaagatcAAGCGCACTCTGCACAGCTACCACGACACGCGCGTGCACGCCTGCCTGTACTTTATCGCCCCCACTGGACACTCGCTGAAAGGGCTGGACCTGCTCACCATGAAGCAGCTGGACAGTAAG GTGAACATCATCCCCATCATCGCTAAGTCAGATGCCATCGCCAAGAGCGAACTCCacaaattcaaaacaaacatcacCAGCGAGCTGGTCAGCAATGGTGTGCAGATCTACCAGTTTCCCACCGATGATGAGACAGTGGCTGAAATCAACTCAACAAtgaat GTACACTTGCcatttgcagtggtggggagcaCAGAGGAGGTGAAAGTTGGCAATAAGATGGTGAAAGCACGTCAGTACCCATGGGGCATTGTGCAGG TGGAGGATGAGAGTCACTGTGACTTTGTGAAGCTGAGGGAGATGCTGATCCGCGTGAACATGGAGGACCTGCGGGAGAAGACTCACACGCGACACTACGAGCTCTACCGCCGCTGCAAGCTGGAGGAGATGGGCTTCAAGGACACCAACCCCGAGTGCAAACCTTTCAG CCTGCAGGAGACGTACGAGGCGAAGCGGCAGGAGTTCCTGGGGGAGctgcagaaggaggaggaggagatgcgGCAGACCTTCGTCCTGAGAGTGAAGGAGAAGGAGGCCGAGCTGAAGGAAGCAGagaaagag CTGCATGAGAAGTTTGACCGTCTGAAGAAGCTACAtcaggaggagaagaaaaaggtggaggagaagaggaagactCTGGAGGATGAGCTCAACAGCTTCAAGCAGAAGAAGACTGCCACTGAGCTGATGCAGTCCCAGAGTATGCAGGCAGGGGGCTCCACAACCCTCAAGAAAGACAAGGAGAGGAAAAA CTTCTTTTAA
- the LOC118235014 gene encoding ubiquitin-conjugating enzyme E2 A-like isoform X1 yields the protein MSTPARRRLMRDFKRLQEDPPAGVSGAPSENNIMVWNAVIFGPEGTPFEDGTFKLTVEFTEEYPNKPPTVRFVSKMFHPNVYADGSICLDILQNRWSPTYDVSSILTSIQSLLDEPNPNSPANSQAAQLYQENKREYEKRVSAIVEQSWRDC from the exons aTGTCAACACCAGCCAGAAGACGTTTAATGAGAGACTTTAAACG GCTTCAGGAAGATCCCCCAGCCGGTGTCAGTGGAGCCCCGTCTGAAAACAACATCATGGTTTGGAATGCAGTCATTTTTGG cCCGGAGGGAACACCTTTTGAAGATG GTACCTTTAAACTGACAGTAGAATTCACAGAAGAATATCCCAACAAACCACCTACAGTTCGCTTTGTATCCAAAATGTTTCATCCTAATG tcTATGCAGACGGTAGTATATGTTTGGACATTCTTCAGAATCGCTGGAGTCCTACCTACGATGTGTCTTCAATCTTAACTTCTATACAG TCCCTGCTGGATGAACCGAACCCCAATAGTCCAGCAAACAGTCAGGCAGCGCAGCTGTACCAGGAGAACAAGCGCGAGTACGAGAAGAGGGTGTCAGCCATCGTGGAGCAAAGCTGGCGCGACtgttaa
- the LOC118234996 gene encoding septin-6-like isoform X1: MAATEIARQAGEGTRSVPLSGHVGFDSMPDQLVSKSVSNGFCFNILCVGETGLGKSTLMDTLFNSKLSGEPMRHSQPSVQLQSQTYELEESNVRLKLTVVNTVGFGDQIRKENSYSSIVEFIDAQFEAYLQEELKIKRTLHSYHDTRVHACLYFIAPTGHSLKGLDLLTMKQLDSKVNIIPIIAKSDAIAKSELHKFKTNITSELVSNGVQIYQFPTDDETVAEINSTMNVHLPFAVVGSTEEVKVGNKMVKARQYPWGIVQVEDESHCDFVKLREMLIRVNMEDLREKTHTRHYELYRRCKLEEMGFKDTNPECKPFSLQETYEAKRQEFLGELQKEEEEMRQTFVLRVKEKEAELKEAEKELHEKFDRLKKLHQEEKKKVEEKRKTLEDELNSFKQKKTATELMQSQSMQAGGSTTLKKDKERKNNPWLCTE, encoded by the exons ATGGCAGCGACTGAGATTGCCCGTCAAGCA GGAGAAGGAACACGCTCTGTCCCCCTCAGTGGTCATGTTGGCTTTGACAGCATGCCAGACCAGCTGGTCAGCAAGTCTGTCAGCAATGGCTTCTGCTTCAACATCCTCTGTGTAG GGGAAACGGGCTTGGGGAAGTCCACCCTGATGGACACCCTGTTCAACTCCAAGTTATCGGGCGAGCCCATGCGGCACAGCCAGCCCAGCGTGCAGCTCCAGTCCCAGACCTACGAGCTGGAGGAGAGCAACGTCCGGCTCAAGCTCACCGTGGTCAACACCGTGGGCTTCGGAGACCAGATCAGGAAGGAGAACAG TTACAGTTCCATCGTGGAGTTCATCGATGCGCAGTTTGAGGCCtacctgcaggaggagctgaagatcAAGCGCACTCTGCACAGCTACCACGACACGCGCGTGCACGCCTGCCTGTACTTTATCGCCCCCACTGGACACTCGCTGAAAGGGCTGGACCTGCTCACCATGAAGCAGCTGGACAGTAAG GTGAACATCATCCCCATCATCGCTAAGTCAGATGCCATCGCCAAGAGCGAACTCCacaaattcaaaacaaacatcacCAGCGAGCTGGTCAGCAATGGTGTGCAGATCTACCAGTTTCCCACCGATGATGAGACAGTGGCTGAAATCAACTCAACAAtgaat GTACACTTGCcatttgcagtggtggggagcaCAGAGGAGGTGAAAGTTGGCAATAAGATGGTGAAAGCACGTCAGTACCCATGGGGCATTGTGCAGG TGGAGGATGAGAGTCACTGTGACTTTGTGAAGCTGAGGGAGATGCTGATCCGCGTGAACATGGAGGACCTGCGGGAGAAGACTCACACGCGACACTACGAGCTCTACCGCCGCTGCAAGCTGGAGGAGATGGGCTTCAAGGACACCAACCCCGAGTGCAAACCTTTCAG CCTGCAGGAGACGTACGAGGCGAAGCGGCAGGAGTTCCTGGGGGAGctgcagaaggaggaggaggagatgcgGCAGACCTTCGTCCTGAGAGTGAAGGAGAAGGAGGCCGAGCTGAAGGAAGCAGagaaagag CTGCATGAGAAGTTTGACCGTCTGAAGAAGCTACAtcaggaggagaagaaaaaggtggaggagaagaggaagactCTGGAGGATGAGCTCAACAGCTTCAAGCAGAAGAAGACTGCCACTGAGCTGATGCAGTCCCAGAGTATGCAGGCAGGGGGCTCCACAACCCTCAAGAAAGACAAGGAGAGGAAAAA CAACCCATGGCTCTGCACTGAGTAG
- the LOC118235014 gene encoding ubiquitin-conjugating enzyme E2 A-like isoform X2 codes for MVWNAVIFGPEGTPFEDGTFKLTVEFTEEYPNKPPTVRFVSKMFHPNVYADGSICLDILQNRWSPTYDVSSILTSIQSLLDEPNPNSPANSQAAQLYQENKREYEKRVSAIVEQSWRDC; via the exons ATGGTTTGGAATGCAGTCATTTTTGG cCCGGAGGGAACACCTTTTGAAGATG GTACCTTTAAACTGACAGTAGAATTCACAGAAGAATATCCCAACAAACCACCTACAGTTCGCTTTGTATCCAAAATGTTTCATCCTAATG tcTATGCAGACGGTAGTATATGTTTGGACATTCTTCAGAATCGCTGGAGTCCTACCTACGATGTGTCTTCAATCTTAACTTCTATACAG TCCCTGCTGGATGAACCGAACCCCAATAGTCCAGCAAACAGTCAGGCAGCGCAGCTGTACCAGGAGAACAAGCGCGAGTACGAGAAGAGGGTGTCAGCCATCGTGGAGCAAAGCTGGCGCGACtgttaa
- the LOC118234996 gene encoding septin-6-like isoform X3 produces MAATEIARQAGEGTRSVPLSGHVGFDSMPDQLVSKSVSNGFCFNILCVGETGLGKSTLMDTLFNSKLSGEPMRHSQPSVQLQSQTYELEESNVRLKLTVVNTVGFGDQIRKENSYSSIVEFIDAQFEAYLQEELKIKRTLHSYHDTRVHACLYFIAPTGHSLKGLDLLTMKQLDSKVNIIPIIAKSDAIAKSELHKFKTNITSELVSNGVQIYQFPTDDETVAEINSTMNVHLPFAVVGSTEEVKVGNKMVKARQYPWGIVQVEDESHCDFVKLREMLIRVNMEDLREKTHTRHYELYRRCKLEEMGFKDTNPECKPFSLQETYEAKRQEFLGELQKEEEEMRQTFVLRVKEKEAELKEAEKELHEKFDRLKKLHQEEKKKVEEKRKTLEDELNSFKQKKTATELMQSQSMQAGGSTTLKKDKERKN; encoded by the exons ATGGCAGCGACTGAGATTGCCCGTCAAGCA GGAGAAGGAACACGCTCTGTCCCCCTCAGTGGTCATGTTGGCTTTGACAGCATGCCAGACCAGCTGGTCAGCAAGTCTGTCAGCAATGGCTTCTGCTTCAACATCCTCTGTGTAG GGGAAACGGGCTTGGGGAAGTCCACCCTGATGGACACCCTGTTCAACTCCAAGTTATCGGGCGAGCCCATGCGGCACAGCCAGCCCAGCGTGCAGCTCCAGTCCCAGACCTACGAGCTGGAGGAGAGCAACGTCCGGCTCAAGCTCACCGTGGTCAACACCGTGGGCTTCGGAGACCAGATCAGGAAGGAGAACAG TTACAGTTCCATCGTGGAGTTCATCGATGCGCAGTTTGAGGCCtacctgcaggaggagctgaagatcAAGCGCACTCTGCACAGCTACCACGACACGCGCGTGCACGCCTGCCTGTACTTTATCGCCCCCACTGGACACTCGCTGAAAGGGCTGGACCTGCTCACCATGAAGCAGCTGGACAGTAAG GTGAACATCATCCCCATCATCGCTAAGTCAGATGCCATCGCCAAGAGCGAACTCCacaaattcaaaacaaacatcacCAGCGAGCTGGTCAGCAATGGTGTGCAGATCTACCAGTTTCCCACCGATGATGAGACAGTGGCTGAAATCAACTCAACAAtgaat GTACACTTGCcatttgcagtggtggggagcaCAGAGGAGGTGAAAGTTGGCAATAAGATGGTGAAAGCACGTCAGTACCCATGGGGCATTGTGCAGG TGGAGGATGAGAGTCACTGTGACTTTGTGAAGCTGAGGGAGATGCTGATCCGCGTGAACATGGAGGACCTGCGGGAGAAGACTCACACGCGACACTACGAGCTCTACCGCCGCTGCAAGCTGGAGGAGATGGGCTTCAAGGACACCAACCCCGAGTGCAAACCTTTCAG CCTGCAGGAGACGTACGAGGCGAAGCGGCAGGAGTTCCTGGGGGAGctgcagaaggaggaggaggagatgcgGCAGACCTTCGTCCTGAGAGTGAAGGAGAAGGAGGCCGAGCTGAAGGAAGCAGagaaagag CTGCATGAGAAGTTTGACCGTCTGAAGAAGCTACAtcaggaggagaagaaaaaggtggaggagaagaggaagactCTGGAGGATGAGCTCAACAGCTTCAAGCAGAAGAAGACTGCCACTGAGCTGATGCAGTCCCAGAGTATGCAGGCAGGGGGCTCCACAACCCTCAAGAAAGACAAGGAGAGGAAAAA ctga